From Lolium perenne isolate Kyuss_39 chromosome 5, Kyuss_2.0, whole genome shotgun sequence, a single genomic window includes:
- the LOC127298790 gene encoding calmodulin-like protein 5 has product MADSAAAAISAEQMSEFREAFAFFDKDGDGRITAEELSTVVRSLGQSPTPEELRDMVRDVDADGNGTIEFAEFLALVSRQQEAARADAGSADEELREAFGVFDRDHDGLISKAELRHVMISLGEKLTDEEVEGMIAEADLDGDGQVNFDEFVRMMMLSDQQQH; this is encoded by the coding sequence ATGGCTGACAGTGCTGCGGCGGCGATCAGCGCGGAGCAGATGAGCGAGTTCCGGGAGGCGTTCGCCTTCTTCGACAAGGACGGCGACGGCCGCATCACGGCGGAGGAGCTCTCCACGGTGGTGCGCTCGCTGGGCCAGTCGCCCACCCCGGAGGAGCTCCGCGACATGGTGCGCGACGTGGACGCCGACGGCAACGGCACCATCGAGTTCGCCGAGTTCCTGGCGCTCGTCTCGCGGCAGCAGGAGGCCGCCCGCGCCGACGCCGGGTCCGCGGACGAGGAGCTGCGCGAGGCCTTCGGGGTCTTCGACCGCGACCACGACGGCCTCATCTCCAAGGCCGAGCTGCGCCATGTCATGATCAGCCTCGGCGAGAAGCTCACCGACGAGGAGGTCGAGGGCATGATCGCCGAGGCGGACCTGGACGGCGACGGACAGGTCAACTTCGACGAGTTCGTCAGGATGATGATGCTCTCAGACCAGCAGCAGCACTAG